A single window of Ferrimonas balearica DSM 9799 DNA harbors:
- a CDS encoding helix-turn-helix domain-containing protein translates to MTERVIKPTAKPATVGCAAPGIEVIDLGQIYREPSAHCDDPFQPHRVDYFCFICIDRGRGSHWVDGVSHPYQDGSLIFINRDQHHAFDRNDSPQGKLVVITPAFFSACAANIRNSYFVPFHLSLMCSPVLQMAPSDSQNCHGLLEQLIVAIAEADQDTTIVELLFAALVLKLSRQRSLQRPAADDLCRRRFTEFLNLVENGFHQSRDATVYAGKMHLSYKSLNQLCKRCSGRTAKQIIDFRLNLEITRKLRMNSDCIQSIAFEMGFDDITNFVRYFKRHNNVTPANYRAACQ, encoded by the coding sequence ATGACCGAACGAGTAATCAAACCCACCGCAAAGCCGGCCACCGTCGGGTGTGCGGCCCCTGGCATTGAAGTGATCGATCTCGGCCAGATCTACCGCGAACCCAGCGCCCATTGTGATGACCCATTCCAGCCCCACCGGGTCGACTATTTCTGCTTTATCTGCATCGATCGTGGCCGTGGCTCCCATTGGGTTGATGGGGTGTCGCACCCCTATCAGGATGGCAGCCTGATCTTTATCAACCGCGATCAGCACCACGCCTTTGACCGTAACGACAGCCCCCAGGGCAAACTGGTGGTGATCACCCCAGCCTTTTTTTCCGCCTGTGCGGCCAACATTCGCAACTCCTACTTTGTGCCGTTTCACCTGAGCCTGATGTGCTCGCCGGTGCTGCAGATGGCACCCAGTGACAGCCAAAACTGTCATGGCCTGCTGGAGCAGTTGATTGTCGCCATTGCCGAAGCTGACCAGGACACCACCATCGTTGAGTTGCTGTTTGCGGCGCTGGTACTCAAATTGTCCCGTCAGCGCAGCCTGCAGCGTCCCGCGGCGGATGACCTGTGCCGACGGCGCTTTACTGAATTTCTTAACCTGGTGGAAAACGGGTTTCATCAGAGCCGCGATGCCACGGTGTACGCCGGTAAGATGCACCTGAGCTACAAATCCTTGAACCAACTGTGTAAGCGCTGCAGCGGTCGTACCGCCAAGCAGATCATCGATTTTCGACTGAACCTGGAGATCACCCGCAAGCTTCGGATGAACAGCGACTGTATCCAGTCCATCGCCTTCGAGATGGGATTTGATGACATCACCAACTTTGTCCGCTACTTCAAGCGCCACAACAACGTGACTCCGGCGAACTATCGGGCCGCCTGCCAATAG
- a CDS encoding universal stress protein — MRNETILIPLAPGQPMAAVMTPLLSYAEQSQARVILLTVVESLDMVCRAEFTPLEILERTIDEQKVQLDQMAEALVKQHPDLSITTAVASGKPFIEIVKYAAKAQCDLIGIDARRGHKETSCQYGSTTRHLMRKSAIPIWSLQPQPEHQVRRVAASVDVASGEPETHRLNERILQRAAAMAQRMDAELLLCHAWRLDAEGYLRTWARWSDTEIAKAAQSERQHRLERLEALVASSGVPADKVRIELLEGGTETVIPELVEREGIDQVVMGTLCRSGIAGFVIGNTAERLLDALHCSVVTLKPDGFRSPVLDQA; from the coding sequence ATGCGTAATGAAACCATCCTGATCCCGCTCGCGCCCGGACAACCGATGGCCGCGGTAATGACCCCCCTGCTCAGCTACGCCGAACAATCCCAGGCCAGAGTGATCTTGCTGACGGTGGTGGAAAGCCTGGATATGGTGTGCCGGGCTGAGTTTACCCCGCTGGAGATCCTGGAGCGCACCATCGACGAGCAAAAGGTGCAACTCGACCAGATGGCTGAGGCGCTGGTCAAGCAGCATCCTGACCTCTCGATAACCACGGCAGTGGCCAGCGGCAAGCCCTTTATTGAGATCGTCAAATACGCCGCCAAAGCACAGTGCGACCTGATCGGCATTGATGCGCGCCGTGGCCACAAGGAAACCTCCTGCCAGTACGGCAGTACCACCCGACACCTGATGCGCAAATCGGCGATTCCGATCTGGTCACTTCAGCCCCAGCCCGAACACCAGGTGCGCCGGGTCGCGGCGTCGGTGGATGTGGCCAGCGGCGAGCCGGAAACTCACCGCCTGAACGAACGCATACTCCAGCGCGCTGCCGCCATGGCACAACGGATGGACGCTGAGTTGCTGCTCTGTCATGCCTGGCGACTGGATGCCGAGGGCTACCTGCGTACCTGGGCGCGCTGGAGCGACACGGAGATCGCCAAAGCCGCCCAAAGCGAGCGTCAGCATCGACTGGAGCGGCTGGAGGCGTTAGTCGCCTCCTCCGGCGTTCCGGCCGACAAGGTACGCATCGAGCTGCTGGAGGGCGGCACCGAAACGGTGATCCCTGAGTTGGTGGAGCGGGAAGGCATTGACCAGGTGGTGATGGGCACCCTGTGCCGCAGCGGCATCGCCGGTTTTGTTATCGGCAACACCGCTGAGCGCCTGCTCGATGCCCTGCACTGCTCGGTGGTGACACTGAAGCCCGATGGCTTCCGCTCGCCGGTGCTGGACCAGGCGTAA
- a CDS encoding 3'-5' exonuclease: protein MIFLLRAAPGNQALLDTSDTPNWPEHFVELANSAKDARLKRFYQTLPVGPDTPVSQVPFVALDFETTGMNPDQDAIISIGLVPFTQQRIQCKGSAHWIVNPNRPLNEESVVIHGITHSDLEQAPDLEVVLDQVLDALAGKIVVVHYKQIEREFLDRALRARLGEGIRFPVVDTLDIEAAIQHRACQGWFNRLRGKKPDSVRLGRARERYGLPAYQPHHALTDALATAELLQAQLAWHFSPDTTLGEIWQ from the coding sequence ATGATCTTCCTGCTGCGAGCCGCCCCGGGAAATCAGGCCCTGCTCGACACCAGTGATACGCCAAACTGGCCTGAGCACTTTGTGGAATTGGCCAATAGCGCAAAGGATGCCCGGCTCAAGCGGTTCTACCAGACGCTGCCGGTTGGCCCGGACACCCCGGTCAGCCAGGTGCCGTTCGTCGCCCTGGATTTTGAAACGACCGGGATGAATCCGGATCAGGATGCCATCATCAGCATCGGTCTGGTGCCCTTTACCCAACAGCGCATCCAGTGCAAGGGCTCCGCCCATTGGATCGTCAATCCAAACCGCCCTCTGAATGAGGAATCGGTGGTGATCCACGGCATCACCCACTCGGACCTGGAGCAAGCGCCCGATCTGGAGGTGGTACTGGACCAGGTGCTGGATGCGCTGGCCGGCAAGATCGTGGTGGTGCACTACAAGCAGATCGAGCGCGAGTTTTTGGACCGGGCGCTGCGTGCCCGGCTGGGGGAAGGGATCCGGTTCCCGGTGGTGGACACTCTGGATATCGAGGCCGCCATCCAGCACCGCGCCTGTCAGGGTTGGTTTAACCGACTTCGGGGCAAGAAGCCGGACTCGGTCCGCTTGGGGCGTGCCCGTGAGCGCTATGGCCTGCCCGCCTATCAGCCCCACCACGCCCTCACCGATGCCCTGGCCACCGCCGAACTGTTGCAGGCGCAACTGGCCTGGCACTTCTCACCGGACACCACCTTGGGTGAGATCTGGCAGTAG
- a CDS encoding DUF294 nucleotidyltransferase-like domain-containing protein, whose protein sequence is MEAEQLEVLNFISQYPPFDELPEEKLKEIALNSEVAYYRADSMILNQGDTIRDLYLIRSGVVEIYRREGELYNRLDSGAVFGQKGLLMNNKVRMPAKAIEDTLVYCIPDALFKALCDEFDQFADFMELQDGSQLRNAISNQAKGNDLTTVKARKLITREPVTVCPDTTIQAAAQLMEDESVTALLVVRHLDEGDEEEADTLVGILTEHDLCVRVLAAGLNAADTTVADVMSTDVVSLDYNTYVFEAMLMMLRYNLHHLPIRKDKKVIGIIGMTDILRHESQNSLLLVNSIFTCHTVDELQAVSRQVKDCFVRMVDEDANAHMVGSAMSVIGRSFKQRLAEIAEEELGEPPIPYCLVAMGSMARDEQLIVTDQDNALILDDSYDEVLHGDYFRRLADIICDGLNVCGYSYCTGDIMASNPQWRMTHTQWEECFAEWIDHPNPKTLLNSSIFFDIEGVYGRVKWAEQLQSFVVRRARRNNRFLACMAHNAINRTPPLGFFKDFVMEQDGRHRNSINLKRRGTAPLADLVRVHAMAVGSLAKNSFERLDDIIEAGILPKGRAQDLRDAMELIYMVRIRHQALDIEHGEQPDNSVEPENMSDFERRNLKAAFQILSNAQSFIKFRYQRSHS, encoded by the coding sequence ATGGAAGCCGAACAGCTGGAAGTACTCAACTTTATCTCTCAATACCCGCCCTTTGATGAGTTGCCGGAGGAGAAGCTCAAGGAGATTGCCCTCAACAGCGAGGTCGCCTATTACCGCGCTGACAGCATGATCCTCAACCAGGGCGACACCATCCGCGACCTCTACCTGATCCGCAGTGGCGTGGTTGAGATCTACCGGCGTGAAGGCGAACTCTACAACCGCCTGGACAGCGGTGCGGTGTTTGGCCAGAAAGGGCTGTTGATGAACAACAAGGTGCGGATGCCGGCCAAAGCGATCGAAGATACGCTGGTCTACTGCATTCCCGACGCCCTGTTCAAAGCGCTTTGCGATGAGTTTGATCAGTTTGCCGACTTTATGGAGTTGCAGGATGGCAGCCAGCTTCGCAACGCCATCTCCAATCAGGCCAAGGGCAATGACCTGACCACCGTCAAAGCCCGCAAACTGATCACCCGTGAACCGGTCACCGTCTGTCCGGACACCACCATCCAGGCCGCCGCCCAGTTGATGGAGGATGAGAGCGTCACCGCGCTGCTGGTGGTGCGTCACCTGGATGAGGGCGATGAGGAAGAAGCCGATACCCTGGTTGGTATCCTGACCGAGCACGACCTCTGTGTGCGGGTATTGGCCGCGGGTCTGAATGCCGCCGACACCACGGTGGCGGACGTGATGAGCACCGATGTGGTGTCGCTGGATTACAACACTTACGTGTTTGAGGCGATGCTGATGATGCTGCGTTATAACCTGCATCACCTGCCGATCCGCAAGGATAAGAAGGTTATCGGCATCATTGGCATGACCGACATCCTCCGCCATGAATCCCAGAACAGTCTGCTGCTGGTGAACTCCATCTTCACCTGCCACACCGTCGATGAGTTGCAGGCCGTCTCCAGGCAGGTGAAGGACTGCTTTGTCCGCATGGTGGATGAGGACGCCAACGCCCATATGGTGGGCAGCGCCATGTCGGTGATTGGCCGCAGCTTTAAACAGCGCCTGGCGGAGATCGCCGAGGAGGAGCTGGGTGAGCCGCCCATCCCCTACTGCCTGGTGGCCATGGGTTCCATGGCCCGGGATGAGCAGTTGATCGTGACCGATCAGGACAACGCGCTGATCCTCGATGACAGCTACGATGAGGTACTGCATGGCGACTACTTCCGACGCCTGGCCGACATCATCTGCGACGGCCTGAATGTCTGCGGCTACAGCTACTGCACCGGTGACATCATGGCGTCCAACCCACAATGGCGGATGACCCACACCCAGTGGGAGGAGTGCTTCGCCGAGTGGATCGATCACCCCAACCCGAAGACCCTGCTCAACTCCTCCATCTTCTTCGACATTGAGGGGGTGTATGGCCGGGTGAAATGGGCAGAGCAGTTGCAGAGCTTTGTGGTCCGCCGTGCCCGACGCAACAATCGCTTCCTCGCCTGCATGGCCCACAACGCCATCAACCGGACGCCGCCGCTGGGCTTTTTCAAAGATTTTGTGATGGAGCAGGATGGCCGCCATCGCAACTCCATCAACCTCAAGCGCCGGGGCACCGCTCCGCTGGCCGATCTGGTGCGGGTGCACGCCATGGCGGTGGGGTCGTTGGCGAAAAACTCGTTTGAGCGGCTGGACGACATCATCGAGGCCGGCATTCTGCCTAAGGGCCGGGCTCAGGATCTCCGTGATGCCATGGAGCTGATCTACATGGTGCGCATTCGCCACCAGGCGCTGGATATCGAGCACGGTGAGCAGCCGGATAACAGTGTGGAGCCTGAAAATATGTCTGACTTTGAGCGTCGTAACCTCAAGGCCGCGTTTCAGATCCTCAGCAACGCGCAGAGCTTTATTAAGTTCCGCTATCAGAGGAGCCATTCATGA